A window of the Pelagicoccus albus genome harbors these coding sequences:
- a CDS encoding Tll0287-like domain-containing protein, with product MNKKTLAYVALLACATVPSTLILSGCAGSADAATGGISPQKMADGLHLVMKSDRTVYTRNVVNRLVKQDKVIAASEHWADDKALPLPAQMFRMGAEMVAKEADAGFSYSLQSIWPINKQNAPKTEAEKAGLQFVIDNPGENYYAEETLGGVNYFTGVYADTGVAAACVDCHNEHKDSPKTDFKLGDVMGGVVIRIPLD from the coding sequence ATGAACAAAAAAACGCTCGCCTATGTCGCGCTGCTAGCCTGCGCGACTGTACCAAGTACCCTCATCCTTTCCGGCTGCGCTGGCTCCGCTGACGCTGCAACTGGAGGGATTTCTCCACAAAAGATGGCAGACGGCCTACACCTCGTGATGAAGTCTGACCGCACTGTGTATACTCGCAACGTCGTAAACCGACTGGTAAAGCAAGACAAGGTCATCGCGGCCTCGGAACACTGGGCAGATGACAAGGCCCTTCCCCTTCCAGCTCAAATGTTCCGTATGGGAGCCGAGATGGTAGCCAAGGAAGCCGACGCCGGTTTCAGCTACTCCCTGCAATCCATCTGGCCGATCAACAAGCAGAACGCTCCTAAGACCGAAGCTGAAAAGGCAGGCCTCCAATTCGTAATCGATAATCCAGGAGAGAACTACTACGCGGAAGAAACACTGGGAGGCGTCAACTACTTCACTGGCGTGTATGCAGATACTGGAGTCGCGGCAGCCTGCGTCGATTGCCATAATGAACACAAGGACTCTCCCAAGACCGATTTCAAGCTAGGCGATGTAATGGGCGGCGTAGTGATACGTATCCCTCTCGACTAA